TTAAAATTTTATTAGTTTTATTAAACATTCATCGGTCTTCTTTTATTTGTATTGAGATAGCGAATCTTCGTTTTACTATAAGTAATTAGTAAGCATAAATTCAGAGGTGCTGCTAATTCATTTTAATTATTGTTTAATAATATTCGAAAATACATAAACAAAACCTTAAAACAAAAGATATTGGATTTCATTATTGTGTTGATTAATTTCACAGATATTTTTATCCATTTTATCTGTTATTTAATTGATTTTTAAGGATCAAATATTAACGATTCAGATTAATGGTTAATTTGCTTATCTGCCTGCGGATTCGTTTCTTTGCACCCTATATATAGGAGTGATTTAATTTCTGATAATGATTTTTTTAGAGGCTAAAACGGCATCAGGTACTTCTGCAATCACTTATCTGCCTATACTACTTCAGTTTCTCTTTGCAAGCGGATTTGTCGCTACCACTATGGTGGTAACGCATCTTGTTGGGCCAAAGCTTAGCACGAAAAAGAAATTAAAATCCTTTGAAAGCGGCATTCAATCGGTTGGCAATGCACGTCAGCCATTTGCTATTAAATATTTCTTAACAGCCATACTATTTGTATTATTTGATGTGGAGGTAATTTTTCTTTATCCATGGGCAGTAAATTTTGATGTGCTTGGAATGCAGGGATTAATAACGATGGCACTCTTCATGGGTCTTTTATTGGCCGGATTTTTTTACATAATAAAGTCC
Above is a genomic segment from Chitinophagales bacterium containing:
- a CDS encoding NADH-quinone oxidoreductase subunit A, whose amino-acid sequence is MIFLEAKTASGTSAITYLPILLQFLFASGFVATTMVVTHLVGPKLSTKKKLKSFESGIQSVGNARQPFAIKYFLTAILFVLFDVEVIFLYPWAVNFDVLGMQGLITMALFMGLLLAGFFYIIKSGALDWE